The following coding sequences lie in one Synechococcus sp. PCC 7336 genomic window:
- the glsA gene encoding glutaminase A: protein MLESLRLSAQTSSPVQNYINYLHDKYINLKEGNVADYIPELAKVYPDWFGICLASVDGKIYEVGDTNQSFTIQSISKAFAYGIALEDNGLDKVIDKVSVEPSGDAFNSISLEEGSGRPFNPMINAGAIAVVNLIQGVTPEQKFNRILERFSQYAGRALSLDRNVYESESKTGDRNRAIAWMLKNFNIIEAHQDPMNAIDAYFRQCSIAVNCRDLALMGATLANSGTNPLTGQVCLEPKYVTNVLSVMGTSGMYNYAGEWVFRVGLPAKSGVGGGIVAVLPGRLAISVFSPRLDKLGNSVRGIAVCSDLSANFDLHLFNAPTSTSPIRLSHNASQVSSSRLRSPIEVDFLSKQGQRIRLYELQGNLTFSTTEICVREIVEGVKGIDFLIIDFKRVLGIDPAACWLLANLFENLTESDSFEVVLTHLDSVRPFEDYIQEKCSDRLSQKVKLFIENDFAIEWCETQLISRELSPLHLLEEFCPLQEQQLCVGLSEEEIRCLHSFLELRSYSADDVICHKGEKADEVFFLLKGEVMVVISLQDGKQKRLATITPGMAFGEIPLVGIFERTADIIVPRHSECYVLSKVQFERLSVEQPALKGKILTNLCRILFERLRKANKEIEFLCH from the coding sequence ATGCTTGAATCCCTCAGGCTCTCAGCGCAAACCAGCTCGCCAGTCCAAAACTATATTAATTATCTCCACGACAAATACATAAATCTTAAAGAAGGGAACGTTGCAGACTATATCCCAGAGCTAGCTAAAGTCTATCCAGATTGGTTTGGCATTTGCCTCGCTTCAGTAGATGGGAAAATTTATGAAGTTGGAGATACAAATCAGTCTTTTACCATACAGTCTATTTCTAAAGCATTTGCCTATGGAATTGCGCTTGAGGATAATGGACTAGATAAGGTAATCGATAAAGTATCGGTCGAGCCTAGTGGCGATGCATTCAACTCCATCAGTCTTGAAGAAGGGTCGGGTCGTCCTTTCAATCCAATGATTAATGCTGGCGCGATCGCTGTCGTCAATTTAATTCAAGGAGTTACTCCAGAACAAAAATTTAATCGTATTCTCGAGCGCTTCTCGCAATATGCTGGTCGAGCACTCAGCCTCGATCGCAATGTCTATGAATCGGAAAGTAAGACTGGAGATCGAAATAGGGCGATCGCCTGGATGTTGAAGAATTTTAATATCATCGAAGCCCATCAAGATCCTATGAATGCGATCGATGCTTATTTTCGTCAATGCTCGATTGCGGTGAATTGTCGCGATTTAGCTCTTATGGGAGCGACGCTAGCCAATTCTGGAACGAACCCTCTTACGGGGCAGGTATGCTTGGAACCAAAATATGTCACGAATGTGCTGAGTGTTATGGGCACAAGTGGTATGTATAACTATGCAGGAGAATGGGTATTTAGAGTAGGTTTACCTGCAAAAAGTGGAGTTGGGGGTGGTATTGTTGCTGTGCTGCCCGGTCGATTAGCCATTAGTGTCTTCTCGCCGCGATTGGATAAGCTCGGCAACAGTGTACGCGGCATTGCTGTGTGTAGCGACCTATCGGCCAATTTTGACTTGCACCTTTTCAATGCACCCACTTCGACCAGCCCAATTCGCCTCAGTCACAATGCTTCTCAAGTGAGTTCGTCTAGATTGAGATCTCCTATAGAAGTTGATTTCTTGAGCAAACAGGGCCAACGGATTCGGCTTTACGAACTTCAAGGGAACTTGACATTTTCAACAACTGAGATATGTGTTCGAGAAATTGTTGAAGGAGTCAAAGGAATAGATTTTTTGATTATTGACTTTAAGCGAGTTCTGGGAATCGATCCAGCGGCTTGTTGGCTGCTAGCTAATCTATTTGAAAATCTGACTGAGAGTGATAGCTTTGAAGTCGTTCTCACCCATTTAGATTCTGTACGTCCATTCGAAGACTATATCCAAGAGAAATGTAGCGATCGCTTATCCCAAAAAGTAAAATTATTCATCGAGAATGATTTTGCGATCGAGTGGTGTGAAACCCAGCTAATCTCTAGAGAACTCAGTCCACTTCATCTGTTGGAAGAGTTCTGCCCGTTACAGGAACAACAGCTATGTGTAGGACTGAGCGAAGAAGAAATACGATGTTTACACAGTTTCTTGGAACTCAGAAGCTATTCGGCTGATGATGTAATTTGCCATAAAGGAGAGAAGGCTGATGAAGTCTTCTTTCTGCTAAAGGGGGAAGTCATGGTTGTTATTTCACTGCAGGATGGCAAACAAAAGCGCCTTGCGACGATTACACCTGGAATGGCTTTTGGTGAAATACCTTTGGTTGGTATATTCGAGAGGACTGCTGATATTATTGTGCCTAGGCATTCTGAATGTTACGTGCTTTCAAAAGTTCAATTTGAGCGTTTAAGTGTAGAGCAACCTGCACTGAAGGGAAAAATCTTGACTAATCTATGCCGTATTTTGTTTGAACGCCTGAGAAAAGCCAATAAGGAGATAGAGTTTCTCTGTCATTAG